A window of Streptomyces armeniacus contains these coding sequences:
- a CDS encoding WXG100 family type VII secretion target, which yields MGDGKEVLDISTKDLKSAAPTFRTQSGELLKAATTLGAKLDALGQPWGGEEQVKEFAEKYTAQRSSIESAVSVLVQGLASIHAAMADMSDGHVDNEDAIRGMFNRQETPDWLPSQREWHPPMAAPQAQAPGPSEGSGPTG from the coding sequence GTGGGGGACGGCAAGGAAGTACTGGATATATCCACCAAGGATCTGAAGTCGGCTGCGCCGACGTTCCGGACCCAGAGCGGTGAACTGCTCAAAGCCGCCACGACGTTGGGGGCGAAGCTCGATGCGCTGGGGCAGCCGTGGGGCGGGGAGGAGCAGGTCAAGGAGTTCGCCGAGAAGTACACGGCGCAGCGTTCGTCCATCGAGAGCGCGGTGTCGGTTCTTGTTCAGGGGCTGGCGAGTATTCACGCGGCGATGGCGGATATGTCCGATGGGCACGTGGACAACGAGGACGCGATCCGAGGCATGTTCAACAGGCAGGAGACGCCGGACTGGCTGCCGTCTCAGCGGGAGTGGCATCCGCCGATGGCGGCGCCGCAGGCGCAGGCGCCTGGTCCGTCTGAGGGTTCTGGTCCGACCGGCTGA